The sequence CAGGGCGTCTGCTACCCCTCAAGTGACCCCCACAGGGCCGAGCCGGCTCCAGGGTCATGACATGGAGGAGAATCAGGGCAGGAGAGAGCAGTGTAAAATAACATCCCTATTGTtccatctgctgcagcctgtttAACCATCTCTCTGCTGGATTTGCCGCacgccccgcctcccccccaaacacacacactgctggggtagggggtgctggctggggACCTGTACTCCCCTTTCCATAGAGCACATGCAGgagtgctggggtggcagggggcacgAGAAGGGATGGGTGGATTAAGGGGTGGCTTGGGCAGGAGTTGTGTAGGCTATTGAGGGGTAGGTGTTGGGGCATTATGTGTAGGGAATTTGAGGGGGGTAGGTGTTGGGGTGGCTGGGTTGGTTAGCTGGGTTTGTATGGAAACGTGGAGGCTGGGGTTttggtgcatgggggaggggcttgggaaTGTGTGTGTAGGGATTGGTGGGCTGGTTAAGTTCTgtatggggaggagggtgggtgtgTTGGGGATAGGAGGGTAGGTCGTTGTGATGGGTGGGTGAGGGGTCCATTGTACAGATGGCTGCTCCCTCCCTGTAGGTGGGGCCAATGTTGgccccagctctcccccctccctgttGCCCCCTGGTACCCAGCAGGAGATGGGAACAGTGCTGAGTGCTCACAGGGCCTCGTGGCCCCCTGTCAGCTTGTAGAAAAGCTCCTCGTCGAGGCCCCGGCCCTTGTCGGTGGAGCGGGTGGACAGGAAGATGTACCCCCCGATGTACTCGTGCACGATATTGCAGCCGGCCGACACGCTGCTGAATGCCACATTGATGTGCTCATCAAATTCAATCGCCACCTGGGAGAGAGGACAGTAGTGAGGGGCTGGTTGGGGAaaagaacacaggagtcctggctcccaccttttagtgttaggaactggggaaccttttggggaAGAAGTAGCTTGTACCGGGGGAGAATGGACTCCACcttaaccaaaatggaaccagactactggcatgcaaaattaaaaaggccgtagaggagtttttaaaccaAGAGCTGGGGGTAAGcagacaggtgtggaggagcataTGGCTCAGTAGAGACATTccttagggatgaatttattCAAGGGCAAACTCAGTATCTTAAgataggaaagaagttggtaaagtacagATAGGAGCTAGTAAGGAACGGTCAAACATACGACTCTCATTTAAACATAACACATGAAGGCaagcaactaaatattgacaaaatgtacaagGGCTTACATACTAATGCTAGAAggctaaatactaagatgggtgaactcgagtgcctggcattaaatgaggatattggtaTAATAGACATTACAGAAACTTGGTGAAATGAggctaatcaatgggacatggtaataccaagGTAtgaaatatataggaatgacagtaggtcatgctggtgggggtgaggtggcactacatgttttaaaaaaataaaaataaaagggaaaaccttaaatgaatcaaactactGTAAAATCTCTCTGGGTAGAAATTCCAAGCTTGAATGAATAATAAGAGGAttgcagtaggaatatactactgaccacgaGCGTGACcgtgattgtgaaatgctaatgGAGGTTTCAGGGGCTACAAAACCAGAAATCACAGTAGTAATGggtgatttcaactatcctcatattgactgggtaaaTGTCACCTCAGAATGGGGATGCAgagatgacccccccccccccgtaaatgGCTGCTTCCTGGTGCACCTAGTCTTgtaacccacaaggggagaggccattcttcaactgactatgTAGcaatattgctgaaaaggatgCGAGGATTACAATGGATCACACATTGAATGTGAGTCAGCAGCTGCAGAAatggctaatattctggggtgtcgCAAGAGTGTTGCATGTAAGATATGGGAAATAATTGTCcttctctacttggcactggggaggcctcagctgcagtactgtgcccagttcttggcagcacactttaggaaagatgggaacaaactggagagagtccagagcagagctatggaaatgataaaaggtttagaaaccctgacctaggaggaaaggttaaaaacactgggcttgtttagttatgagaaaagaagacagaggggacctgCTAATAGTCTTCCAATATGCTAAAGGCTACTACAAAGAGAatggtgattaattgttctccatggtcCCTGAAGGCAGGATAAGAAGTCatccttaatctgcagcaagggagactcaGGTCAGACATTagggaaaaactttctgactaagggcagttaagctctgcaacaggcttccaagggaggttgtggaatccccatcactggaagttttaagaacaggttcgacaaacacttgtcagggatggtggAGGTTTattggtcttgcctcagcacagtgggcaggacttggtgacttctcaaggtcccttccagccctacatttctgtgattttgtAGACCCACtcgcctcccagagccaggcaagAGACTCCAGGAGTCCTGGAGCCCAGCCTCCACGGGCACTGGAGAGAAGATGACCCAATACAATTGTGTCTCCTAGGGCATTCCCCTACACCCGCTCTCCCTGTGCCAGATTCCATAATGGCTTGGCATGCTCCTTATAGGCCCCGCACCCTCTTCCCTGCACTGACCTGACGGATGTCCCAGTTGACATTCCACTGGCGCATGTTGCTGTACCGCCAAGTCTTCACCACGTCTCCCACGGCCAGGTCGATTCGGATCAGACGATTATTGGCGATGCCCAGGATCTCATCCTTCCTACTGCCCTTGAACCTGTGGAgcatggaggggctgggggtcaggactcctggtttctatcCCTAGCTCAGTGGGGAGAAGAGTGAGTGGGTTGGGGATGAAGTGAAAGGgctgggcatcaggactcctgggttgtattgcagtttgggggtggggagcagcagtCTATGGATTAGAGCAGGagaggctgggggtcaggactcctggtttctatccccagctcagtgggggagaggagtgaggttgAGTGGGTTGGGGATGGAGTGGAAGGACTGGgcgtcaggacttctgggttctatccctggctctgtaGGGGAGTgaagtggggtccagtggttagagcggggggggggggggaaggagtcaggactcctgggttctacccttGGCTCTGTGGGGAGGGGTGCCTCACCTGACCACAAAGTAGGAGATGCCGAAATCAGGCAGCGACTGCCAGGCCTGGATAAACCTCATCTTGGCCTCGGTGAGTGAGAGCTGGGCCACGTTCTGATGGGCTTCCAGGATGCGCGGGGTTAACTGTGGGCAAGAGACATGGGTCAGTGTTTCACTGTGTTCCAGGCCTGATCActgcttggatgggagacctcccgGGAGaatggtgtgggggggtgctCCCCTCACAGTCATTGCTGGCCCCATTACCCAAGTGCAACggaagggggcgctgtgctgcaaggagcagggcagggtggggggctcagcagagggggtTCTGCCCTTGCAGTCAGTGCCGTCCCCATTAGGGGGAGCTGTGCTAGAGGTGGGGCTCCATAGGGGATGTCTCCTCTTGCAGTCAGTTTGACTCCATCCTGGGGCCACCCTGtgcttcagggagtggggcagggagctcagTTGGGGTTGCTGCCCCAACGCCCACCTACCTGTTTCGGCTTGAATTTCTTCTGGTAGCGGGGGGACACCAGCCACTGGGTGCCCATGGCCTCGGCATCGGGGGCCGCGGGCATGTCAGGACTGGCTCTCTGCAGCTGCAGGAAGGACAGGATGTTCTGCACCTCAGACTGATACGTGCTGTCTGCCATGGTCCGGCCCTTGGCTGCCAGCCGGCACCCTGCCATCCAGTGGGCATACTGCTGCTCctgcggaggggtgggggggagggaagagaaaggaagggagggggttaAAGGAGGGGGAGGCACTAGAGACCCCCAGCTGAGACCACCGCTGCAATGCATCTCAGTAGCCAGACCCCAGCAGTacagagcctgcagcccctttctAGATGATAATCCCATTCACCCACCAAttcacagccccttcccccagtaTAGCCCCACCACAGCCCTCCCTTTATGGTGTAATCCCACTGCCCTCTCACTCCCCACAACCCTCTTCCTACATGGTACATCCCAAATGCATCCTCCAATGTGACTCCCTAGGGTATAATCCCAtggcacccacccaccccacagtCCAATCCCACTGCTGCCCCCCAACTCACGTCCTCACAGCGCAGGTACACCTCGCTCATCCCCTCCGGAGATGGCACCAGCAGTCTGATGCAGAACTTTTGGCCTGAGATGTTGACGTCCGGTACCACCTCACAGCctgaaattgggggtggggggagtggaatGCAGTGTATCTGGTGATTAAAATGCTTTATTGTGGCTGCAAAAACACCTCAAAATCCCATGAGGCTGGGGGACAATTTCTCGCCTCTGTGTTGACCTATGGAACTACTTGCTACAGGAGTTTTAGGGAGGCCACAGCTTTAGGGAGATTAGATCTGGCTGTTAGTTGATGCCAGAGACCAGtggctggctgcgaatggcaggGGCCAGAAAAGAAAACCCCGTCCTTTTCCTTTCAGTTAACAATGGAACTCCCTGCTACTGGAGTGCAAAGGGCCCAGGAGGTTGGAATAGAGAGGATTTGACGTTTCTCTAGGGAAAGGGATTCCCTTGCATCCTGGGTGCTGATGGCAAGAGACCCTCGTGCTGCAGGTGGAATATACATGGGGGGAATCCCGCCCAGCATCGCCTGGTGAGGGGAGCTCAGTGTTGAGGGAAGGCTTACGCTCAGTTCTCTGAAGCAGCAGGCTTTGTGCGAGCTGGGACACAGCGGGCTGGATGAGCCCATCAGTGTGATCGGGAGAGTGTGGGGGAGAAGACATGCCGGGGGAAGGGATGCCGTACTCACCCTTGAGATTGAGCTGCTGCACGGGCTCACCCAGTGCCTCCTCACGGCTCTTGTAGTAGGAGATGGAGGTCTCTTTGAACACCACCCAGTGCTGCTTGTAGCCCTTGAGCGTCAGCTTGCGGGGCCTATGGAGGAGGGCGTCAGTGCCAAGGTGGAAGGGGCACAGTCGGGCACCCCCCAAGTATGGAAGACACACACAGTCCCCCTTGGACCCTGAGCTGTGACATGGGGCAGGTGCAAGAGGACAGCTTGGGGGATGAAGTCAGGCATGTTATTGGAACTGAGCACTATATCCCACGTTgctcccagagcaggggtagaacccaggaatcctgacttccagcccctgcccccatagTGAGGATGAAAGAGTCTGGGGCTCACCTGAATATCCGGAGATAATCCTTCAGCTCAGGGATGGTGGTGAGATTTTCCTGCCAGGAGACCAAGACACAGTCACCCGCTgctactccagcccagccccccgatgcccctcaatcctgcaGCCTCCTGATATTCCaacctagcccccccccccccccccagctctgctggtgcccttcATGCCTCCATGCCCCCCTTACCAGCATGTCCGAGGTTGATGTCCCCCCCTCCAGCTTGACCTGGAGGTTGGACAGGGCTGAGTCCAGGTCATCCATGCCTTGCTCCCCATCTGGCTCTGTGGGGTCAGCACTCAGGGAGAGCTTGTTGATGTGAtactggagggcagggggaggcaggttagttggggagaagggagagggagatctTCACCCCACCCACCCAGATAGCCCCCACATGGGACTGACCCACTGGCTTGACCTGGAGGAATGGATCCTTGTTCACCCGGGTGGGAGAGCTCCAGGGGTAGTTAGCCCTGGCCCCACTTGGTGAGCTCTGGGGAAGATagaccccagcccagctgggggtggggggtggaaataTACTGGGTAGGGGTGCCCCGTTGGAGGGAGTGGAGATCCCCACTAGGTGGGAGTGCTTGGGGGACAGATGGATCCCAGTCCAGCTGGGTGGGACGGCTCCAGAGATGGTTAGTCCTGGCCCCACTGGACGAGCTCTGGGGAAGATAGATCCCCGCCTGACTGTGGGGTTGGCGGGGGTGTTCCATGGCGGGGGAAAGGATGGATCCTATCTATCTGCGGGTGCTTCAtgtgaggggggggaaggggatggatccCAGCTTGACTGTTGGGGGGGATCCCTGGTAGGTGGGGCTGgatcccagaccagcagcgggagGTGGATCCCGGcctagctgggggagggaggggaaggggggggtctgGGGGTGGGTGGAGTTCCAGTACCTGCAGGGCAGCGAAGACCATCATCTCCTCCTCGGTGCTTTCAGTCTCCTCCAGCAGCACGGCCCAGCGCGCCTGCTCATACAGCTGGGTGATGCGCACCGCATCGTACTGCAGCACGGGGGACAGGAAAGGTGGGCGGGGGTTAGGGGTCAATGGGGGAAATTAAGGGGGAGtagcagggaagggggtggaacaggggtcTGGAGGAGAGttgggtcggggggagggggtcctgGGCTCCAGATCCAAAAAGTCAGGGTAGGtttgaggggggaagggagagtctGGGGAGAGGCAATGGAGTGTGGTAGGGGTTGAGGGTCCCCCCTTTGGCTCCCGCATGAAGTAACCAGGACAGGCTGGCTGTGTTTGGGGAGTGAAGGATGGACCGGAGAGCCCGGGAggaggaggcacagggaggtccTACCTTGGGCTCCAGGTCAAAGAAGTTGTAATATTTGAACCGCAGCCAGAGCTGCTCGTTCTCCAGCACATCCTGCTGCATCAGTGACCGCGAGGAGCTCAGCCACCTGGAGGGGAACATGGGAATTGTCATATTTGTAAGAACAggcatgactcagtttccccacccacttgAGATTGCCACCCACTGGGCGGGAAGGGGTTACCTTCCCATCTAGGGCAGGGGAGACGGGATGGCCGTGGGTCTCTctagcttgggggtgggggaagaatgcACCATCAAGAACTGTCCCTAGGGAGGGAACCCTGGAGTGATACCGGGACCCCCACTGGCCAGCCAAGGGAGGCTGAACATGTGTGACCCCAGCACCAGGCAGCTGGAGATCAGGGGACAGGAGGTGGCTCTAGCCTGGCCCACACTTAGCCCGGCAGAGCTctgtgggctggggtgggagggagagggcagtGTCCCCGCACAGCGTGAGCCCTCGTGCAGATGCCCTGATCCCAGCATGGAAGGGC is a genomic window of Chrysemys picta bellii isolate R12L10 chromosome 7, ASM1138683v2, whole genome shotgun sequence containing:
- the FERMT3 gene encoding fermitin family homolog 3, which encodes MAGLKTASGDYIDSSWELNVAVEELGPEAEPLTLRVTGDVHIGGVMLQIVDKIEVKQNWSDHALWWEQKKLWLLKTNWTLDKYGLQADARLRYTPQHKPVRLQLPNRRMIRVHASFSEPVFRAVAGICRVLSIRHAEELSLLRAPEEKNKKKRKGPALGTEDEFDLSGVVLPASAEQQPFRGMPAHFSDSPATEACYRMLSVSWTGLTPEHVLKMPRPSNLVEKAQINSRWLSSSRSLMQQDVLENEQLWLRFKYYNFFDLEPKYDAVRITQLYEQARWAVLLEETESTEEEMMVFAALQYHINKLSLSADPTEPDGEQGMDDLDSALSNLQVKLEGGTSTSDMLENLTTIPELKDYLRIFRPRKLTLKGYKQHWVVFKETSISYYKSREEALGEPVQQLNLKGCEVVPDVNISGQKFCIRLLVPSPEGMSEVYLRCEDEQQYAHWMAGCRLAAKGRTMADSTYQSEVQNILSFLQLQRASPDMPAAPDAEAMGTQWLVSPRYQKKFKPKQLTPRILEAHQNVAQLSLTEAKMRFIQAWQSLPDFGISYFVVRFKGSRKDEILGIANNRLIRIDLAVGDVVKTWRYSNMRQWNVNWDIRQVAIEFDEHINVAFSSVSAGCNIVHEYIGGYIFLSTRSTDKGRGLDEELFYKLTGGHEAL